The sequence TCGCGGCGGATGGATCGTCGACGGCACGGGGGCGCCGGGATACGCCGGCGACCTCGCGATCGTCGACGGCCGGATCGCCGCGGTCGGCGAGCTCGGCGACTTCCGCGCCGACCGTGAGGTCGACGTCGGCGGCCGAGTGATCGCGCCGGGGTTCGTCGATCTGCACTCGCACTCCGACCTCAGCATCCTCGGCCACCCCGCCGGCACGAGCAAGGTGCTGCAGGGCGTGACCACCGAGGTGGTCGGCAACTGCGGCCTGTCGGTCGCCCCCGTCAGCTCGGCCGACGTCGCGGCGGCGCTGCGCCCGCTCATGACGTACGCCGACGATCCGGCCGTCGACTGGTCGTGGTGCTCGGTGGCGGAGTACGCCGAACGGGTCCGGCAGGCCGACCCGGCGATCGACATCCGGATCCTCGCCGGCCACAACACCATCCGCGGCTCGGTGGTGGGCCTCGCCGACCGGCCGGCGACGGCCGACGAGATCCGCCGGATGCAGCAGATGCTCGCCGACGCCCTCGGCGACGGCGCGGTGGGGCTCTCGCTGGGGCTCATGTACCCGCCGAGTGGATATGCCACGGAGGCGGAGCTGATCGCCCTGGGCGAGACGCTCGCCGAGCACGACGCGCTGCTCGCGTCGCACATGGCCAGCTACGCGGACGGCCTCATCGACGCGGTCGCGTCCATGATCCGGGTCGCGGCGGGTTCCGGATGCCGCGTGCAGATCTCGCACCTCGCGGCGGCGGGCCGGCAGAACTGGGGCAAGGTCGCCGAGGCGTTGGAGCTCGTCGACGCCGCGCGCGCCGAGGGGCTCGATGTCGCGGTCGACTTCTACCCCTATCTCGCAGGCAGCACGAACCTCTCGCAGCGGGCGCCGACGTGGGCGCTCGAGGGCGGTCGCGCGGCATTCCTCGCCCGGCTGGCGGACGGGCCGACGCGCGAGCGGATCCGCGAGCACCTCAGGACGGGCCCGGGCCGATGGGACGAGATCCTCCTCGTCGACGTGCAGACCCGTCCCGAGCTGAACGGGTCGACCGTCGCCGCCCTCGCGGACGTGGCGTCGGCCGACCCGATCGACGTGGTGCTCGACCTGCTCACCGCGGAGGATCCCACGATCGTGGCGTTCGGGCGGTCCGAGGAGGACCTGCGGGCCGCCATCGTGCACCCTCATTCGATGCTGGGCTCGGATGGCCTCGCGGTCGAGACCGCCGGGCGGGTCGGCGGCCCGGTGCCGCATCCGCGGTTCTTCGGCGCGTTCCCGACGCTCTTCGAGCGCTATGTCCGCGAGACGCCGCTGCTCTCGCTGGAGACGGCGGTCCGCAAGTGCACGGCGCTGCCCGCCGAGCGCGTGCGGCTCCGTGATCGAGGCATCCTCGCACCAGGGCTGCGCGCCGACGTGGTGGTGTTCGACCCGGCGACGATCGCCGGGAACTCGACGTACGAGGACTCCCGACGTGTGCCCCGGGGCATCCATTCGGTCTACCTCGCGGGGCGCCAGACGGCCGCGGACGGCCGGGTCGTGTGACCCGACCGTCCGTGGTCGTCCGAGGCGCCGGCAGGTCAGTCGCCGGCGGTCTCGGCGACCCGGTCGCGCGGGATCACGGCGATGCAGTCGATCTCGATCTGGATGAACGAGAAGTGGTTGCCGGTCGTCGTCCGCGACGGATACGGCGGCGTGAAGGCCTCGGCGTACAGGCGGTTGTAGAGGGGCCGGGACTCCTCGTCGCGGAGGTAGGCGTTCACGCGCACCACGTCGTCGAGCGTGCCGCCGGCCGCCGCGAGGATCTCTTCCACATTGCGGATGGTCCGGTGGAACTCGCCTTCGAAGGTGTCCTCGACGATGCCTCGCCCGGGCTCGGTCGACACCTGCCCCGACACGTAGACGAGGTCGCCGACGCGCACGGCCGAGCTGATGGGGATGCCGGGCGGGTTGGCGGGGTCGGGCTCGATGGGCTCGAAGGGACGGGTCATCGCGAAGCTCCTCACGTTGGTATGGAATACTGTTCCATGTTAGCGCCGACGCGTGTCGGCGCCAGTCCCGGCCGATAGGTTCGGATGGTTCACCCCGAGGAGGCGGCTCCATGGCAACACCGATCGATCCGATCCTGGACGGTGCCGATCGCGGCTTCCCGCCCGCCTCGGCCGGGATCCGGGCCAGCGAGGTCGCGGCACAGGGCTGGCGGCTCCACGAGGACTTCGACACCCCGATCGCGGTGATCGACGCGGAGGCCGGCGGCCACAACGTCCGGCTCATGGCGGCGTGGTGTGCGACCCGCGACGCGGAGCTCTGGCCGCACGCGAAGACCGTGATGTCGCCCCAGCTCATCCGCCTCCAGCTCGATGCGGGTGCGCACGGCCTCACGGCCGCGACCGGGCAGCAAGCCGACCTGGTACTGAGCTGGGGCGCGCCAGCCGTGCTCATCGCCAACCAGCTCGTGCAGCCACGGCTCGCGGCCCGCCTCGCGCGCCGCGTCGCCGACTCGGATCAGCGCGTCATGAGCTACGTCGACTCCGTGGCGAGCATCGAGATCCTCGACGAGGCCGCTCGTCGGGCCGGCGTGGTGTGGGACGTGCTCGTCGAGCTCGGCTCGCCCGGCGCCCGGACGGGGCTGCGCAGCGCCGACGACTTCGAGTCGCTGCGCCCCGCGCTCGGCCGCGCCGGGAACCTGCGGCTGGTGGGGGTCGCCGGCTACGAGGGATCCATCTCCTCAGACCGGTCCGATGACGCGCTCGCGCGAGCCGACCGCTTCCTGCAGGCCCAGGCTGCGCTGCTCGACCTCCTCGCGGATCGCGGCGACTTCGCGACCGAGACGCCCGTGTACTCGGCGGGCGGGAGCATGTTCTTCGATCGGGTCGAACTCGCCAGACGAGGCATCCGCACGCCCAACCGGCTCGTGCTGCGCAGCGGGTGCTACCAGCTGCACGACATCGGGCTCTTCGCGCACGCCACACCGCTGCCGCCGACCGCCGAGGGCGGCGGCCTGCGCTCGGCGCTGACCGTCTGGGGCACCGTGCACTCGCGTCCCGAGCCGACGCTCGCGTATCTCGACATCGGCCGGCGCGATGCCGGCACCGATGCCGGGCTGCCCCAGCCGCTCCGCCGCGTACCACGCGGCGCGACGGTCGAGGAGCCGTTCACGGACGCCGAGACGCGCGGGCTCAATGACCAGCACCTGCACCTGTCGATCCCGGCCGACTCCCCCCTCGCCGTCGGCGATCGCGTGGGGTTCGGCATCTCGCACCCCTGCACGACCATGGACAAGTGGCGCGCACTGGCCGTCACCGACGCATCCGGCGCCGTGACCGGCGCGGTCACGACCCGCTTCTGACGCCGGACGCGATCGAGCGGAGCCGCCCGGGTGGGCGACTCCGCTCGACGCGCACGCGGATCAGTAGTCGGCGTCGGTGGTGAAGATGCCGTAGAGCGAGGCGGCCACGACGTCGTATCCCAGCGTCAGATACT is a genomic window of Agromyces protaetiae containing:
- a CDS encoding N-acyl-D-amino-acid deacylase family protein; this encodes MSRLALRGGWIVDGTGAPGYAGDLAIVDGRIAAVGELGDFRADREVDVGGRVIAPGFVDLHSHSDLSILGHPAGTSKVLQGVTTEVVGNCGLSVAPVSSADVAAALRPLMTYADDPAVDWSWCSVAEYAERVRQADPAIDIRILAGHNTIRGSVVGLADRPATADEIRRMQQMLADALGDGAVGLSLGLMYPPSGYATEAELIALGETLAEHDALLASHMASYADGLIDAVASMIRVAAGSGCRVQISHLAAAGRQNWGKVAEALELVDAARAEGLDVAVDFYPYLAGSTNLSQRAPTWALEGGRAAFLARLADGPTRERIREHLRTGPGRWDEILLVDVQTRPELNGSTVAALADVASADPIDVVLDLLTAEDPTIVAFGRSEEDLRAAIVHPHSMLGSDGLAVETAGRVGGPVPHPRFFGAFPTLFERYVRETPLLSLETAVRKCTALPAERVRLRDRGILAPGLRADVVVFDPATIAGNSTYEDSRRVPRGIHSVYLAGRQTAADGRVV
- a CDS encoding RidA family protein — protein: MTRPFEPIEPDPANPPGIPISSAVRVGDLVYVSGQVSTEPGRGIVEDTFEGEFHRTIRNVEEILAAAGGTLDDVVRVNAYLRDEESRPLYNRLYAEAFTPPYPSRTTTGNHFSFIQIEIDCIAVIPRDRVAETAGD
- a CDS encoding alanine racemase; its protein translation is MATPIDPILDGADRGFPPASAGIRASEVAAQGWRLHEDFDTPIAVIDAEAGGHNVRLMAAWCATRDAELWPHAKTVMSPQLIRLQLDAGAHGLTAATGQQADLVLSWGAPAVLIANQLVQPRLAARLARRVADSDQRVMSYVDSVASIEILDEAARRAGVVWDVLVELGSPGARTGLRSADDFESLRPALGRAGNLRLVGVAGYEGSISSDRSDDALARADRFLQAQAALLDLLADRGDFATETPVYSAGGSMFFDRVELARRGIRTPNRLVLRSGCYQLHDIGLFAHATPLPPTAEGGGLRSALTVWGTVHSRPEPTLAYLDIGRRDAGTDAGLPQPLRRVPRGATVEEPFTDAETRGLNDQHLHLSIPADSPLAVGDRVGFGISHPCTTMDKWRALAVTDASGAVTGAVTTRF